The Zhihengliuella sp. ISTPL4 genomic interval TGTCGGCGCAGTAGAAGATGATCGTGTTGTCCAGCTGCCCGGTCTCCTCCAGGTAGTCCACGATCCGCCCGACCTGGGCGTCCGTGTACTCGGAGAACCCGGCGAACACCTCGGCCATCCGGGCGAACAGGCGCCGCTCGTCGTCGTTCAACTCCGCCCAGGGGCGGACGTAGTCGGCCGGGTTCGCCGCATCCTCCGGCAGCGGGTTGAACGGCGTCATCTGCGTGCCTTCCGGCAGCACGCCCTTCTCGATCATGCGCGCGAGCACCCACTCGCGGTAGGCGTCGTAGCCGTCATCGAACGCGCCCCTGTACTTGTCGATGTACTCCTGCGGCGCGTGGTGCGGGGCATGATTCGCGCCGGGGCAGAACCACATGTACCAGGGCTTCGAGGGGTTCGAGGCCTGCTGGTTGCGGATCATCGAGAGCGCCTGGTCCGCGAGATCCTTGGAGAGGTGATATCCGTCCTCCGGGCTGTACGGCTGCTCGATGAAGTGGTTGTCCTCCACGAGGTCCGGATACCAGTTGTTCGTCTCGCCGCCGAGGAACCCATAGAAGCGATCGAATCCGAGTTGCAGCGGCCACATCGAGCGGCTGCCTCCCGGCGCGATGTCCTCCTCAGGAACGTTGTGGTTCTTGCCGAGCCAGAAGGTGCTGTAGCCGTTCTCCTGCAGCACCTGGCCGATCGTCGCGCACTCGGCCGGAAGACGCCCCGCGAAGCCGGGGAACCCGTTGGTGCCCTCCATGATGACGCCGGCGCGGTTGACGTGGTGGTTGCGACCGGTGAGCATCGTGGACCGGGTCGGCGAGCACAGCGCGGTCGTGTGCCACTGCGTGTACGTGAGGCCACCGGCGGCGAGACGGTCCATCGTCGGCATCGCGATGCGTCCGCCGTAGGGCGACCACGACGCCAGCCCGGTGTCGTCGTAGAGCACCACGAGGACGTTCGGTGCCCCCTCCGGAGCCTTCCGCAGCTCGTAGGGCGCCCAGTCCGGGCGGGAGTCGCGGACATCCAGCGTGATCTCGCCCGAGAAGTCCGAGTTGAATTCCGACATCGTCTCTCCTTCGCTCACGACGGGGCCGAGCCCCTCGGTCCGAGTGTGCAGCGTCCGGTCTGCGGCGTGCGCCCGTCCTCACCCCTCCCGGGTGAGGACAGCGGCGGGCTCCGCGACCGACGGGGCGGGTCGGCGGATGAGTTCCACGAGGATCGCCAGGACGAGGAGCCCGATCGCCACACCGATGACCGCACCGAGGGTGACGGGGCGCGTCGCCAGCAGCACGAGCACCCCGATCGCCATCCCAGCGATGAGGATCGCCCCGCGATAGCGGTCGACCACCTCACCGAAGCGCCCCGTGGAGAGGCCGTGCCCCTCCGCCGAGGCGCGCACCGCACCGAAACCGCTCTCGACGACGCCGCGCACCGTCGAGGCGCTCCGGCTCGATCCGGCCAGCCACGCCCAGATCGCGATCAGCATCCCGACGAGCGCCAGCGCCACGATGGTCGAGCCCAGGAGCGCGGTGAGTTGGTCGAACAGGGATCCGGCTGCCGCCGCCGTCATGATCGACGGGCTGACCGCGCCGATGAAGAATCCGCGTCCGATGCCCATCCCCGCAGCGAGAAGCAGGAAAACGACGGCGAACCCGAGGCTCGTCCACAGCAGCGCCCGCGGCCGCTGCACGGCGAGCAGGACGCCGAGCACGACGAGGCCGAGGACGACCCAGGGCAGCCAGAACCCCGCGGTCACCGCGACCTGGTACACCGTCCGCACCAGCACGAGGGCGTCCGCCTGGACCACCGGGATCGTGCGGTCGATCACCGGGATGAGATCGGCGAATCCGGCGCCACGTGCGGCCAGCTCTTCCTTGACCCGCTCGACGACCACGCCCAGATCAACCGAGAGCACGCCGTCGTCGCCGAGCTGCAGCGCCGTCCCCGGCTCATCCTGCAGGATCGCCACGGCACGCTCGTGCGTGAACCTCAGGGTCTCGGCCCAGATGTCCGCGAACTGCCGAGAGGACACGACATCGTGCACGACGCCGTCGATCAGGGACGACAGCCCGGAAGCGGCGGGCGCCTGCAGCAAGCCGAGCGCGGATTCGGCCCGCGGCGGCAGATCCAGCGCGCGCAATCCGTCGAAGAGGTCACCGACGACGGCGTCCAGGTCGACCTGCTCGTCGATCGCGGCGGTCACCTGGTCTGCGACGAAGTCCTGGACATCCGGGTCCGCGGCGAGCGGGGCGAACGTCGCCACGAAGCGGTCCGCATCCACGAGCTGGAGGCGCGCCCAGGTCCCCATCGCCGCGATCGGCGCCACGAGCACCGCCACGACGAGGACGATCCCCGCGATCGCGCTGCGGGCGGAGAGCCGCCGCTGCGGTCGGCGCAGAGCCGCGTTCTCCTGTTCCAGCGCCCGCAGCCGCGCACGCAGCTCCTCGACCTCGCTCATCCTCGTCTCACCTCGATCGTTGGGCCGTTCAGCGCAGCAGCTTCTGCTTCGCCGCGGTGAATTCCTCGTCCGTCAGCACGCCGGACGCCTTCAACGATCCGAGCTCCTGCAGCTTCGCGATCAGGTCGTCCGCCGGGGGCCCCGCTGCGGGGGGCGTCGTCGGAGGCGGCGCATACTGCGCGGCCGCATTCTGCGCGGCCGCATCCATCTGCGCCTGCTGCTGCGCAGCCTCGTACTGCTGCTGTTCGTACTCGCTCTGAGCCCGACGCTCCTGGTGCCGCATCGCGGCTCCCTGCACCGCGGTCGCCGTACCGGCGACCACCGCGGTCCGCGCGGCGAGGCCGATGAGGCCCGGCCGGCCGAATCTCCGCAGAGGCATGTCATTCACCTTCCTGATCGAGGATGTCCATGACCGCGTTCACGACCGGCGCCGGAACGCGCTCGCTGCGCAGCACCTGGCCTCCAGCGGCGGCCAGGTCCTGAGCGAGGGTGCGGGCGAAGGCGAGCTCGAGCACCACGACCGCCGCCGAGCTTCCCGGCGGCACGATCTCCGCCAGGGCACGGACGTCGTCCTCGCTCGCGAGTCCGGCAGCGAGCGGCTCCCATCCCTCGAGCGTCAGGGGCTCGTCGCCCTCCTCCGGTTCCAGGAGCGCCACCTCGCCGTCCGTCGTCTTCGTCAGCAGCACGAAGTCCAGCAGCCGCACGACCCCGCTCGACACCAGTTCGGCCAGCGCAACGAACGTCGCCGGGTCCGGCCGATCGCCGTCGAAGCCGACGAGGTAGAACTCGGCAGGGCCGAATCGGAATTCCTTCATGTCACCACCCTTTCGTCCGCGAGCAGAATCGCACCGGCGACTCCCGTTCGCAGCCGTGGCCTCACCCGGTCCGGGTGAGTCCGGCCGACTCTGGACGGGCAGGTCCTCGCCCGGCCGGGGTGACCGCGAATCATCGTCGGCGCCGACGGGTGACACCATCGGCGACAGAGGACCGGTTCGAGGCACGGGGGTGAGGATGGGAAGTTACGCGTTGGGTGACGTCACTTTCATCGTGGTCGGCCTCCGTCGCGAGCGCCCGGGACCGCCGGTGCTGGAGCCACTCCTGCGAGAGGTCCAGGCCGGCACGCTGCGCGTCCTCGACCTCCTCGTCGTGCGCCGGGGTGCGGACGAGCCCCGCGTGATGGAGATCGATGGGGACGACCTCGCCCTCGCCGGCCTGGGCCTCTACACACCCGGCCTGATCTCACTCGACGACGTGGGCCATTTCCTTCCGTGGGTTCCTCCGGGATCGACGGCTGCCGTCATCCTGGTGGAGCAACGCTGGGACGTGCGCTTCATCCAGGAGGTCGAAGAGTTGGGCGATCAGGTTCTGGCGACACAGGCGATCCCCTCCGCGATCGCGAACGCGGCCCTCGTGGCGACGCTCGGCAGGGTCCGCTGAACCACGGAATCACACCATCGCGAGCACGGCTTCCCGTCGGGACGAGACGCCGAGCTTGCGGTAGATCGCGCGCTGATGGGTCTTGACCGTGTTGACCGATACGCACAACTCCTTGGCGATCTCCGGCAACGTCCGCGGCGTCTGCATCTGGTGGAACACGTCGCGCTCGCGCTCGGACAGCCGATCGGTCGCGGACCCGACGAGCTCGACGGCGAGACATCGGCTGATGAAGTCCTCGAACTGCGTCCCATGGTGCAGGTGCGCCCGCAGCAGCCGGCGCACCGCGACCTCCCGCGGGCCGAAGAGCACGAGGAGGTTCTCCTCCGAGGCCACGGCGAGAGCCGCCTCGCACAGCTCATGGGCATCCGCGTGATGCCCCGTCCCCCGCCGGAGAACCGCCGCCGTGATCAGCGTCGCCGCTTTCACGTACGACACTTCGGTCGACGTGTGCAACGATCGCAGCATCTCCAGCGCCGCGGCAGGCTCCTCCGCCCGTCGCAGGATCCCCGAGAGCGCGACCCCGACGAGTGGAAGGTCCGTGCCACCGACGTACTTCCGCGCGATCCGCAGAGCCCGCTCCCTCCGCCCCACCGCCTCTTCCAGCAGCGCCACGGAAGACTCGCGGAATGCAGGCCATGGCACACCCTGCACCACGTCTACGGGGAGGTCCTGCACACCGATCGCGGCGCGGCGGCACGTCGCGGGGTCTCCTGTGAGCGCTGCCGCGTAGGCGCTCATCATGCGCGCATGCCCGGCGAGATCCCGGCCGGCTCCAGCCTCTTCGCGCGCGGCCCCGAAGAGTCGGAGTGCCTCGTCAGCCTCCGCGGACCAGTAGGCGACCCACCCCGCCGCCGCCGGGGCGCTCCCCCGGGCGAACGTGTTCACCGGAAGCCGGATATCCGCGACACTCCCGTTCTCGGACAGCACGGATGCGGCCTCGGCAAGACGGCCGGATGTGGCGAGGCCGTACGCGAGGTGCCCGAGGGCGCGGGCCGTCAGCTCCGCGTCGCCCGCGTCCCGCGCCTCCCGTGCCGCAGCGGAGAAGTACTCGACGGCGAGCTCGGGGGCGTGGCGATCGCGCAACGCGGTCCATCCGAGGAGGTGGTTGAGGGCCACCCGTCCGCCGTACATCCTGTCGTCCTCCGCCTGCAGCAGTGTGCGGATCTCCGCGCCGGAGGCCGCGGTTCCTGCGGAGGACTCGGTGAGCAGCAGCCGGACGATGTGCAGGACAGCGGGATCGTCGGACCCGGGCTCCCGCTCGAGGATGACCTCGGCCCGTCGACACAGGTCGCGAGCCACGCGATGGTCTCCGAGGACGTCGCTGGCGCCGGCACGGACGAGCAGCAGGTGCGGGTCGTCCGGTGTGTCGTGCAAGAGCATGGTCGCGGCCCGCTCCACCTCGCGGGCGGAAGCGCCGACGACCAGTCCCAGCCAGTGACGGAGCAGGATGGCCCTGGCGCCGGTCCGGTCGCCCGCGCGGCGGGCGTGGCTCACGGCCGCGATCGGGTCCCTGCGCTCCAGAGCGCGGGCGGCGCGCCGGTGGACAGCGGCAGAGCGGACGGCATCCGCACGAGCAAGGTCCGCGCACCGGCGCGCGAAGGCCGGGTGCCAGCGGTAGGAAGGACCGTCCGGGCCGTCGAAGCGGTCGAGGAACAACCCGAGCCGGACGCACGTCTCGAGCGCATCCGCCGCGTCCTCCCTGCCGGTCACCTCCGCGGCGGTCTCCGGCGTGAGCTCCGCACAGGAGGTGCCGTCGAGGACGAAAGCGGCGAGTGAAGACGGCAGCGCACCGAGAACGTGCTCGCGGACGTAATCGCCGAGGAAGGCGGCGGCGGTCGACGCGCGGGTCGACGGCAGAGCGCCGCCGACCAGTACGAGCCGGACGGCGATCGGCCACCCTCCCGTCTCCTCCCGAACCGCGTCCGCGTCGAGTCCGCCGGACGGCGAGTCCGCCAGGCTGCGTATCTCGTCCGTCGAGAAGGCGAGCGCTTCGGAGCCGATGAACGACCCGGGATGCATGAGCCGATGACGCGAGAGCGTCACCTCGATCAACGTGGTGCCGACGAGGATGAGGCGCAGGCCGTCCGGCGGCTGCTCCGCGAGGAGGCCGAGGAGCCCGTCGCGCCACGCCTCGCCCGCACGGTGCGCATCGTCGACGACGAGGTGCACCGGATTCCGGCCATCGTGGAGCGCCGCACAGAGCTCCCGATAAGCGCGCACCGGGTCCTCCAGATCGCCGCGGACGACGAAGTCGCGCCCATCGCGCTCGGCGGCGAGCGCGAGCGCGTGCACGATGCCGGCCGTCAGCAGGGCCGGGTCGTCATCCGAGGCGCTCAGGCAGAGCCAGGCGACGTCCTCACGGGCCGACGCCCACGCGCTGACGGCTGTCGTCTTCCCGTAGCCGCTGGGGGCACTGATGACGGTCACGCCGTCCGCGGTCAACGCATCCGCGATCGCCGCGGTGACGCGCTCCCGCGGCAGAGTCCCGATGGGAAGGGCGGGGGGCCGGAAACGCATCGCCGGCCCCGGCCTCGTGGAACGTACGGGAGGCGACATGGCAACACGTAATCACGGGGCCGCGCCCCCTCACAGGTCTCCGCTCGGCAATCACCCGGATGAACTCCGTCGCCGCGGCTCAGATCTTGATCGGGAACGTGGCGAGCAGGACGACCCCGACGACCGCGATGACGCCGCTGAGCACGAAGAACACCGTGCGTCGCCACGTCGCCCGCTGATTCTGCGAGAGCGCGGCGAAGAACAGCACCAGGGCGAACAGCACCGTCAGGAGGGAGTAGTCGTCCCCGCGCTGGTTGTTCCGCAGCGCGTCGGCGAAGCGGGCATCCGCCTCCGCCGACAGCTCCTCGGCCGCCCGCGTTCCCGGCGGGACGTACTCCGCCATCACGAACGGCCCCCGTTCGCTCCTGCCATCCGCCACCCAGGCGTCGAAGGCGACGGCGAACTCGTCGGTGAACCGCTGTTCCACGAACTCGACGAGGTCCTGCCGCCCGTCCGCCTCGGCGAGCACCCATTCCGTGTAGAGGGTGAGGTCGTACTGTCGCGCGGCCTGAGCGGTCGCCTGCGCCGAGGCCGCCTGCACCCGCGCGGAGGATGCCTGGCTGAAGGCGATGGACATCTCGCCTCCCCACTTCGAGGCCTCGAACCCGCACCAGGCGGTGAGCACGGCGGTCACCGCCAGGAGCACCACCGTGGCGATGTCGAGGAACCGGTGCGGCGACCGGGTCCCGCTCTTCGTGTCCATGCCCTCATTGTCCGGCCGCGCGGCGGCGGGTCGCCCGCAGGTCACCCGGACCGGGTGAGCGCCCTCCCGTCCGGGAACGGGCGAGCCGCGGGGCCGTCGCCCGCGCGGAGGTTACGCTGGCCGCGTGACCTCCACCCCGTCCTCACCCGGCCCCGCCGACCGTAGCCTGCCGCCCGCCCTGCGGATCCTGCTCCTCCTGGCGGCGAGCGCGATCGTCCTCGCGGGCATCTCCCTGTCGCGGGAGGTCTTCGGCCCGCTAGCCCTGGCGATCGTCATCGTGGTGATCTGCGAGCCGATCCGCCGCCCCTTCCAGCGCCCCGGTCGGCCCGCCTGGATCGGGACGACCGCCGTGATCGTGCTCGCGTATGTGATCCTGCTGGCGATGGCGGCGCTGCTGTGGTTGGCCGGCACCCAGTTCGCCCGGCTCGTCGGCGATCTCGCGTCACAGGACGGCCTCCTGCGGACCGCCGACCAGGTCGTCGCCTGGTTGCAGTCGCTGGGGCTCGACCAGGAGGCGGCGGACGCCGCAGCCTCGGTCCTCGACCCGGAGACCCTTCTCGGCGTGGCGGGGAGTCTGGGCAGCGCCGTGCTGGGGGTGGCCACCGCGCTGTTCTTCGTCTGCGCGTACATCATCTTCCTCGCAGCCGATGCGGCGCGCTATCGGCAGGCGCCTGGACTCTTCGGTGCCACGCACGGCCCGGTCCTGCAGCGCATCGCCCGGCTGCAGACGGGAGTCCGCCGCTACTACGTGGTCAACGCCGCGTTCGGTGCCGTCGTGGCGATCATCGACGGTCTCGCCCTGTGGTGGATGGGCGTCCCGGCCCCCGTGGTGTGGGCGATCCTCGCGTTCGTCACGAATTTCATCCCCAACATCGGCTTCGTGTTGGGACTCATCCCGCCGGCCATCCTCGCGTTCGTCGTGGGCGGTTGGCCGCTGCTGCTCGGCGTCATCGCCGTGTACTGCGTCGTGAACGTCGTCCTCCAGGTGCTCGTCCAGCCGAAGTTCGTCAGCGATGCCGTCGATCTGAGCCTGACGCTGAGCTTCTTCTCGGTGATCTTCTGGACCTTCGTGATCGGACCGCTGGGGGCCATCCTCTCGATCCCGCTCACGCTGCTCGTCCGGGCCCTCGTCCTCGAGGGCGATCCGGGTTCGACCTGGGTGCGCTGGCTCAGCGGCGACCGCACCGCGCTCCCGGAGCCGACGCCGCCCTCCCCACCTCCCGCCGCGCCCACCCGACGCCGTCTCCGGCGCCGCTGACGCCGAGCCGACGCCGGAAATCACCAGGGCGAGGTTCCTCTCCGCTCTGTTCGTCGACGTCCGACGATGCCATCGTGAAGCCGGAACGACCCGCCGGACGACGAAGGGAGATGGCATGCCGCGTCCGCTCGCCGGACTCACCCGACGAAACCTCGCGACCGAGCTCACCGCGGGCGTCACGCTTCTCGCGATCGCCATCCCTCTCAACATCGGCTACGCGCAGATCGCCGGTCTCCCCGCGACCGCGGGCCTGTATGCCCTGATCGTCCCGACCGTGGTCTACGCGCTCGTCGTGTCGTCGCGTCAACTCGTCGCCTCCCCCGATGCCGCCGCCGCGGCGCTCGTGGCGTCGTCCATCGGCGGCCTGGCCGTCGCGGGCAGCGCCGACTACGCGACCCTCGCTCTCGCGCAGGCCATCCTCTGCGGCGTCATGTTCCTGCTGCTCGCCGTCTTCAAGCTCGGCTTCCTGGCGAACTTCCTCTCCAAGCCGATCCTGGTCGGGTTCGTGGGAGGCCTGGCGCTCGACATCATGGTCAGCCAGATCGCGAAGATGCTCGGCGTGAAGATCGATTCCGGAGCGGAATTCGTCGACAAGGTCGTCGACCTGGTTACCGGCCTCCCGACGCTCAACGGCTGGTCCGTGCTCCTCGCCGGCGTCTCGGTCGCGGTGCTGCTCCTCGGGCAGCGTTTCCTCCGCGCGGTGCCCTGGGCCCTGATCGTCCTCGTCGCGACGACGGTCGTCGTCGTCCTCACAGGTCTCGACGGTCGAGGCGTCGCGGTGCTCGGCGAGGTCCCGGCCGGCCCTCCTGCTCTCACGTGGCCGATCATCGACTGGTCGCTGTGGCTCGCCCTCGTCCCCTCCGCGATCGCACTGACGCTCGTGACCACGGCGGAGGGCCTGCTCGTCTCGCGGTCCTACGCCGAGAAGCACCGCTACCCGTTCCACGCCAACCGCGACCTCCTGGCTTTCGGCGTCGCGAACGTCGCCGCCGGCGCGCAGGGCAGCTTCGCGGTCGGATCCTCCACCTCGAGGACCGCGGCGATGGACCAGGCGGGCTCTCGCACCCAACTCCCCGCGCTCGTGCTCGCTGTCGGGACGCTCTTGCTGCTGCTCTTCGGCACCGCGCTCCTCGCCGACATCCCCTCCCCGGCGATCGGCGCCATCGTCGGCGTCGCCATCATCCCCCTGCTCGGCATCCGCGACTTCATCCGCCTCTGGCACCTGGACCGCTTCGAGTTCGTCATCGGCGCGGTCTG includes:
- a CDS encoding SHOCT domain-containing protein — its product is MPLRRFGRPGLIGLAARTAVVAGTATAVQGAAMRHQERRAQSEYEQQQYEAAQQQAQMDAAAQNAAAQYAPPPTTPPAAGPPADDLIAKLQELGSLKASGVLTDEEFTAAKQKLLR
- a CDS encoding DUF6325 family protein, with protein sequence MKEFRFGPAEFYLVGFDGDRPDPATFVALAELVSSGVVRLLDFVLLTKTTDGEVALLEPEEGDEPLTLEGWEPLAAGLASEDDVRALAEIVPPGSSAAVVVLELAFARTLAQDLAAAGGQVLRSERVPAPVVNAVMDILDQEGE
- a CDS encoding DUF6325 family protein, with translation MGSYALGDVTFIVVGLRRERPGPPVLEPLLREVQAGTLRVLDLLVVRRGADEPRVMEIDGDDLALAGLGLYTPGLISLDDVGHFLPWVPPGSTAAVILVEQRWDVRFIQEVEELGDQVLATQAIPSAIANAALVATLGRVR
- a CDS encoding LuxR C-terminal-related transcriptional regulator, with translation MRFRPPALPIGTLPRERVTAAIADALTADGVTVISAPSGYGKTTAVSAWASAREDVAWLCLSASDDDPALLTAGIVHALALAAERDGRDFVVRGDLEDPVRAYRELCAALHDGRNPVHLVVDDAHRAGEAWRDGLLGLLAEQPPDGLRLILVGTTLIEVTLSRHRLMHPGSFIGSEALAFSTDEIRSLADSPSGGLDADAVREETGGWPIAVRLVLVGGALPSTRASTAAAFLGDYVREHVLGALPSSLAAFVLDGTSCAELTPETAAEVTGREDAADALETCVRLGLFLDRFDGPDGPSYRWHPAFARRCADLARADAVRSAAVHRRAARALERRDPIAAVSHARRAGDRTGARAILLRHWLGLVVGASAREVERAATMLLHDTPDDPHLLLVRAGASDVLGDHRVARDLCRRAEVILEREPGSDDPAVLHIVRLLLTESSAGTAASGAEIRTLLQAEDDRMYGGRVALNHLLGWTALRDRHAPELAVEYFSAAAREARDAGDAELTARALGHLAYGLATSGRLAEAASVLSENGSVADIRLPVNTFARGSAPAAAGWVAYWSAEADEALRLFGAAREEAGAGRDLAGHARMMSAYAAALTGDPATCRRAAIGVQDLPVDVVQGVPWPAFRESSVALLEEAVGRRERALRIARKYVGGTDLPLVGVALSGILRRAEEPAAALEMLRSLHTSTEVSYVKAATLITAAVLRRGTGHHADAHELCEAALAVASEENLLVLFGPREVAVRRLLRAHLHHGTQFEDFISRCLAVELVGSATDRLSERERDVFHQMQTPRTLPEIAKELCVSVNTVKTHQRAIYRKLGVSSRREAVLAMV
- a CDS encoding AI-2E family transporter, with product MTSTPSSPGPADRSLPPALRILLLLAASAIVLAGISLSREVFGPLALAIVIVVICEPIRRPFQRPGRPAWIGTTAVIVLAYVILLAMAALLWLAGTQFARLVGDLASQDGLLRTADQVVAWLQSLGLDQEAADAAASVLDPETLLGVAGSLGSAVLGVATALFFVCAYIIFLAADAARYRQAPGLFGATHGPVLQRIARLQTGVRRYYVVNAAFGAVVAIIDGLALWWMGVPAPVVWAILAFVTNFIPNIGFVLGLIPPAILAFVVGGWPLLLGVIAVYCVVNVVLQVLVQPKFVSDAVDLSLTLSFFSVIFWTFVIGPLGAILSIPLTLLVRALVLEGDPGSTWVRWLSGDRTALPEPTPPSPPPAAPTRRRLRRR
- a CDS encoding SulP family inorganic anion transporter; the protein is MPRPLAGLTRRNLATELTAGVTLLAIAIPLNIGYAQIAGLPATAGLYALIVPTVVYALVVSSRQLVASPDAAAAALVASSIGGLAVAGSADYATLALAQAILCGVMFLLLAVFKLGFLANFLSKPILVGFVGGLALDIMVSQIAKMLGVKIDSGAEFVDKVVDLVTGLPTLNGWSVLLAGVSVAVLLLGQRFLRAVPWALIVLVATTVVVVLTGLDGRGVAVLGEVPAGPPALTWPIIDWSLWLALVPSAIALTLVTTAEGLLVSRSYAEKHRYPFHANRDLLAFGVANVAAGAQGSFAVGSSTSRTAAMDQAGSRTQLPALVLAVGTLLLLLFGTALLADIPSPAIGAIVGVAIIPLLGIRDFIRLWHLDRFEFVIGAVCFLVTLFVGSIAGIVVAFVLALINLAQRASHPAIDVLESSGDPGESLLEDAPAGTTTAPGVIVVRLAAPLFFANGAVFSTAVKDAVRAAGPSAVQHVVIDMEAVTDVDVTGAEAFQALREWLGTQSISLAFSRVRPNTLRRLRSLGLLDREPVYATNRAAINGLAPAPAASAAPHRKDD